In Acidobacteriota bacterium, one genomic interval encodes:
- a CDS encoding SRPBCC family protein: MKPTESSLTINASLGTVFRAVSDLDHFSKAVPQIDRIEVLSDTAAGVGTRFRETRLVGGRETASELEVAELVENEKVRYVSDTFGTRWNSTFTVARVGERTRLTMTIEGRPHTLLSRLAAPLMRLLTAKGVAADMKGIKAYAEGVEGGWA; the protein is encoded by the coding sequence ATGAAGCCCACAGAATCGAGCTTGACGATCAACGCGTCCCTGGGAACCGTGTTTCGCGCCGTTTCCGATCTGGATCACTTTTCCAAAGCTGTGCCTCAAATCGATCGCATCGAAGTCCTGTCGGACACGGCGGCCGGCGTTGGAACGCGTTTCCGTGAGACGCGGCTCGTGGGAGGAAGGGAGACGGCATCCGAACTCGAGGTGGCCGAACTCGTGGAGAACGAAAAGGTCCGCTACGTGTCGGACACCTTCGGCACCCGCTGGAACAGCACGTTCACGGTCGCGCGGGTCGGCGAGCGGACCCGGCTCACGATGACGATCGAGGGTCGGCCGCACACGCTGCTGTCCAGGTTGGCCGCGCCCCTGATGAGACTCCTCACAGCCAAGGGCGTTGCCGCCGACATGAAGGGCATCAAGGCATACGCGGAGGGCGTGGAGGGGGGCTGGGCCTGA
- a CDS encoding efflux RND transporter permease subunit, whose translation MRNDDAYPRDSVAYMARNGVAANLLMVFILAAGLASIPGLVQEMYPVPSSNHIEITVPYPGATPYEVEESIVLKIEERVGTVDGVKDVTSVAAEGMASVMAVLETGADINRALNDIESVVGSIQSFPGRAERPEIRERANRQSVIRLVLHGDVPERTLKELAYRTEEKLAALPDVSYVETRGVRDYEISIEVPLARLQALGLTLDDVAHAVRDGSLDLAAGSIETADAEMRVRTTGQSYDEYDFEEIVVLSKSDGTVVRLRDIADVRDGFQDVDLITRYNGQPAAFVEVYRAAGEKVLDVADAVVEQVEREIVSSLPAGVEVAIWNNDAEIYGEQVYVLVKNGFLGLLLVFVALTLFLNLRLALWVASGIAIAATGALAVMLVLDVSINAISMFAFVLAIGIMVDDAIVVAEHVHLERQKGADGLAAAIRGAQKIKRPLIFAVLTSVAAFSPLLFLPGGFGEVMGAFPIIVISVLLLSLIESLLVLPNHLSHLPGPEWTPSNPLDRFLHWTQTRVNDGFRWFLDGPLDRGLRLATGQPVVVLACAVGMVILCVSLVPAGIIDVILSEPVEGDIVTANLEMPAGTPAWRTTEIARELEEAGRRAIDRLSIGRSGEAEPLLSAVTLAVGMKTGLERGGGLVQEPSLTPGGNIASVEFKLLGAQHRDISAGAFLQQWRAEAGAVPEAQGVRFTAELLNLGLPVHVELSHPDSGRLGPIGSGR comes from the coding sequence GTGAGGAACGACGACGCGTACCCGCGCGATTCCGTCGCCTACATGGCGCGAAACGGGGTGGCGGCCAACCTCCTGATGGTCTTCATCCTGGCTGCAGGGCTGGCCTCGATTCCCGGCCTCGTACAGGAGATGTACCCCGTACCCTCTTCCAACCACATCGAAATCACCGTGCCCTATCCCGGCGCGACACCGTACGAGGTGGAGGAGTCGATCGTTCTCAAGATCGAGGAACGGGTCGGGACCGTCGACGGCGTGAAGGACGTGACCTCTGTCGCGGCCGAGGGCATGGCATCCGTCATGGCCGTCCTGGAGACGGGCGCGGATATCAACCGTGCGCTGAATGACATCGAGTCGGTGGTCGGCAGCATTCAGTCCTTTCCCGGACGAGCCGAGCGCCCCGAGATTCGCGAGCGAGCCAACCGTCAGAGCGTGATCCGGCTGGTCCTGCACGGTGACGTCCCCGAACGCACTCTCAAGGAACTGGCGTACCGCACCGAGGAGAAGCTCGCCGCGCTTCCCGACGTCTCCTACGTGGAAACCCGCGGCGTGCGCGACTATGAGATCTCGATCGAAGTGCCTCTGGCCAGGCTGCAAGCTCTCGGCCTGACGCTCGACGACGTCGCCCACGCGGTTCGCGACGGCTCGCTCGACCTGGCAGCCGGCAGCATCGAGACGGCGGACGCGGAAATGCGGGTCCGTACGACGGGCCAGAGCTACGACGAGTACGACTTCGAGGAGATCGTCGTTCTCAGCAAGAGCGACGGGACCGTCGTTCGTCTGCGCGACATCGCGGACGTGCGGGACGGCTTTCAGGACGTTGATCTGATCACGCGCTACAACGGGCAGCCCGCCGCCTTCGTCGAGGTGTACCGGGCAGCCGGCGAGAAGGTCCTGGACGTCGCGGACGCGGTCGTCGAGCAGGTCGAGCGAGAGATCGTCTCTTCACTTCCCGCCGGCGTGGAAGTCGCCATCTGGAACAACGACGCGGAGATCTACGGTGAACAGGTCTACGTCCTGGTCAAGAACGGTTTCCTGGGGTTGCTGCTCGTCTTCGTCGCCCTGACCCTGTTCCTGAACCTCCGGCTCGCCCTCTGGGTCGCTTCCGGGATCGCCATCGCGGCGACGGGCGCCCTGGCCGTGATGCTCGTCCTGGACGTTTCCATCAACGCCATCTCGATGTTCGCCTTCGTCCTGGCCATCGGCATCATGGTGGACGACGCGATCGTCGTCGCCGAGCATGTGCACCTGGAGCGTCAGAAGGGCGCCGACGGACTCGCCGCCGCCATCAGGGGCGCCCAGAAGATCAAACGGCCCCTGATCTTCGCGGTCCTCACGTCGGTCGCGGCGTTCTCTCCGCTGCTCTTCCTTCCCGGCGGTTTCGGCGAGGTGATGGGCGCGTTCCCCATCATCGTGATTTCCGTACTCCTCCTTTCGCTGATCGAGTCGCTTCTGGTGCTCCCGAACCACCTGTCCCATCTGCCGGGGCCGGAGTGGACACCTTCCAACCCCCTGGATCGCTTCCTGCACTGGACGCAGACCCGGGTCAACGACGGGTTCAGGTGGTTCCTCGACGGCCCGCTGGACCGGGGTCTTCGCCTGGCCACCGGTCAGCCCGTGGTGGTGCTCGCCTGCGCCGTCGGCATGGTGATCCTGTGCGTATCGCTGGTTCCGGCGGGGATCATCGACGTGATCCTCTCCGAACCCGTCGAGGGCGACATCGTGACGGCCAACCTCGAGATGCCGGCGGGAACGCCCGCGTGGCGCACGACCGAGATCGCAAGGGAACTCGAGGAAGCCGGCCGCCGAGCCATCGACCGGCTCTCGATCGGTCGCTCCGGGGAAGCGGAACCCCTGCTGAGCGCCGTCACGCTGGCGGTCGGCATGAAGACCGGACTGGAGCGGGGAGGCGGACTGGTTCAGGAACCGAGTCTGACACCGGGCGGCAACATCGCGAGCGTAGAGTTCAAACTGCTCGGGGCCCAGCACCGAGACATCAGCGCGGGCGCCTTCCTGCAGCAATGGCGGGCGGAGGCCGGCGCCGTGCCGGAGGCCCAGGGCGTCCGGTTCACCGCCGAGCTGCTCAACCTGGGCCTCCCCGTCCATGTCGAGCTCTCGCACCCGGATTCTGGGCGCCTCGGTCCGATCGGCTCCGGGAGGTGA
- a CDS encoding oxygenase MpaB family protein translates to MRQPLDQQAFDIPACYVDGYQAARAQDPDLAERYIRYTTLGDPLADRAVEQLAAIVEPHHVHRTIARTVDHYHDPPEDTPEALRELIESSAIVPDWFDPEIAMKATRAFLRNSDMVLGGLVGGAIVEGFSTLISKSFRIRSRIILNGVRRLKQNTLQLTEQFMPGGLEPGGDAWKLSLRIRLVHAQARMLLKQSDEWDAPEHGMPLSAAHMLLGAAAFSGRLMDHVARLGGDFSREEKDAYVHVWRYTGLVMGIPEGIMFHDHASACRVFETAATCEPPPDDDAIIMANSIVNSAPILLGFTETKERREWAAFIYQVSRELIGNDLADSFRFPKSRFVKQVPLLFLRNRAEKAALKVFPRLFANRLRKRFDALLDASDLGEIEHSYALPTTLHDEDSRDW, encoded by the coding sequence ATGCGCCAACCTCTCGATCAACAAGCCTTCGACATTCCCGCCTGCTACGTCGACGGCTACCAAGCGGCCCGGGCGCAGGATCCGGATCTGGCAGAGCGCTACATCCGCTACACGACCCTGGGCGACCCGCTGGCCGACCGGGCGGTCGAACAACTGGCGGCGATCGTGGAGCCGCACCACGTTCACCGCACGATCGCCAGGACGGTCGACCACTACCACGATCCACCGGAGGACACGCCCGAGGCGCTCCGCGAACTCATCGAGTCATCGGCCATCGTCCCTGACTGGTTCGATCCCGAGATCGCCATGAAGGCCACGAGAGCCTTCCTCCGCAACTCGGACATGGTCCTTGGAGGACTCGTGGGCGGCGCGATCGTCGAGGGCTTCTCCACCCTGATCAGCAAATCGTTCCGCATCCGCAGCCGGATCATCCTGAACGGCGTCCGCCGGCTCAAGCAGAACACCCTGCAGTTGACCGAGCAGTTCATGCCGGGCGGTCTGGAGCCCGGCGGCGACGCCTGGAAGCTGAGCCTGCGCATCCGCCTGGTACATGCCCAGGCGAGGATGTTGCTCAAGCAGTCGGACGAATGGGACGCGCCGGAGCACGGCATGCCGCTCAGCGCGGCGCACATGCTGCTGGGCGCGGCCGCCTTCTCAGGCCGACTGATGGACCACGTCGCGCGCTTGGGTGGTGACTTCAGCCGGGAGGAGAAGGATGCCTACGTCCACGTGTGGAGATACACGGGCCTCGTGATGGGAATACCCGAGGGGATCATGTTCCACGACCACGCCTCGGCGTGCCGTGTCTTCGAGACCGCGGCGACCTGCGAGCCGCCCCCGGACGACGACGCGATCATCATGGCGAACAGCATCGTCAACAGCGCGCCCATCCTGCTCGGTTTCACGGAAACGAAGGAACGGCGCGAGTGGGCGGCGTTCATCTACCAGGTATCGCGGGAACTCATCGGCAACGACCTGGCGGACTCCTTCAGATTCCCGAAGTCGAGGTTCGTCAAGCAGGTACCCCTGCTGTTCCTGAGGAACAGAGCGGAGAAGGCGGCCCTGAAGGTGTTCCCCCGACTGTTCGCGAACCGGTTGAGAAAGCGGTTCGACGCGTTGCTGGACGCCTCGGATCTCGGCGAGATCGAGCACTCGTACGCGCTGCCGACCACCCTCCACGACGAGGATTCGCGCGACTGGTAG
- a CDS encoding DUF2149 domain-containing protein, translating into MARFLKLPPPNAPIEEDDPLAGVVNIFDVSVVFIVGLMIALFSVYRIGDLIDPNSEVTLVKTNEDGLREIIVKRGTEIEAYELTGETLGGDGERLGTAYRLADGQIVYVPD; encoded by the coding sequence ATGGCCCGGTTTCTGAAGCTCCCGCCTCCGAACGCGCCGATCGAAGAGGACGATCCGCTCGCGGGCGTGGTCAACATCTTCGACGTTTCGGTCGTCTTCATCGTCGGGCTGATGATCGCGCTGTTTTCGGTCTACCGGATCGGCGATCTGATCGACCCGAACAGTGAGGTCACGCTGGTCAAGACGAACGAGGACGGTTTGCGCGAGATCATCGTCAAGCGCGGCACGGAGATCGAGGCCTACGAACTGACGGGCGAGACGCTGGGCGGGGACGGAGAGCGCCTCGGCACTGCCTACCGCCTGGCGGACGGTCAGATCGTCTATGTGCCTGACTAG
- the kynU gene encoding kynureninase: MDPKRDPAEMDRRDPLAPFRELFDLPEGLIYLGGHSLGPPPRTMRDRAEALIGREWGTDLVAAWNRSDWLELPERIGARIAPLVGAGADEVIAADSVSLNLFKLLGALMQKARGRGVVLADKGNFPTDLYMAQGLARLLEGSGATLRLTAPDDFESALGSDVAVATVSHVDFRTGRRRDLRALTAAARANGVPLVWDLSHSVGAVAMRLNDAGVEYAVGCGYKYLNGGPGAPGFLYVAREFQDSLESPLTGWMGHASPFDFETQYRPAPGTRRFLTGTPPILSLAALEDGLRTFEGVEMADLRGKSEALGDLFLRLAAERLAEFDVTPASPADAGQRGAQVSLCHPEGDALVQALNARGVVGDFRGPDLMRFGLAPLYVRYMDVWRAVEALHLILANGEHRDDRFRRRRRVP, encoded by the coding sequence ATGGATCCGAAGCGCGACCCGGCGGAGATGGACCGCCGCGATCCGCTGGCGCCTTTCCGCGAACTGTTCGACCTTCCGGAAGGTCTGATCTACCTCGGTGGACACTCCCTTGGACCTCCGCCACGGACGATGCGGGACCGCGCCGAGGCGCTGATCGGCCGGGAGTGGGGAACTGACCTGGTCGCGGCCTGGAACCGGAGCGACTGGCTGGAGTTGCCCGAACGGATCGGGGCGCGCATCGCACCGCTGGTCGGCGCCGGCGCCGATGAGGTGATCGCGGCCGATTCCGTTTCGCTCAACCTGTTCAAGCTGCTCGGGGCGCTGATGCAGAAGGCGCGGGGCCGCGGAGTCGTGCTTGCCGACAAGGGCAACTTCCCGACCGATCTCTACATGGCGCAGGGCCTTGCGCGCCTTCTGGAGGGATCCGGGGCGACGCTTCGCCTGACGGCGCCCGACGACTTCGAGTCGGCCCTGGGATCCGACGTGGCCGTGGCGACCGTTTCGCACGTGGACTTTCGCACCGGGCGGCGACGCGACCTGCGGGCGCTGACCGCCGCGGCGCGCGCGAACGGCGTACCGCTGGTCTGGGACCTCAGCCACAGCGTGGGCGCCGTCGCCATGCGGCTCAACGACGCTGGCGTCGAGTACGCGGTCGGCTGTGGCTACAAGTACCTGAACGGCGGTCCGGGCGCGCCGGGGTTCCTCTACGTGGCGCGTGAGTTTCAGGACTCCCTCGAGTCGCCCCTCACCGGCTGGATGGGGCATGCCAGTCCGTTCGACTTCGAGACGCAGTACCGGCCCGCGCCGGGAACGCGCCGATTCCTGACCGGAACCCCTCCCATCCTGTCGCTCGCGGCTCTGGAGGACGGCTTGCGGACCTTCGAGGGCGTGGAGATGGCGGACTTGCGTGGCAAGAGCGAGGCGCTGGGCGACCTGTTCCTCCGGCTCGCCGCCGAGCGTCTCGCGGAGTTCGACGTCACTCCGGCGAGTCCCGCCGACGCCGGCCAACGAGGCGCTCAGGTTTCACTGTGCCACCCGGAGGGCGACGCGCTGGTCCAGGCGTTGAATGCCCGGGGCGTGGTCGGCGACTTCCGCGGCCCGGACCTGATGCGGTTCGGCCTGGCGCCGCTGTACGTGCGCTACATGGACGTGTGGAGAGCGGTCGAAGCGCTCCACCTCATTCTGGCGAACGGAGAGCACCGTGACGATCGCTTCCGGCGGCGCAGGCGGGTGCCCTGA
- a CDS encoding MotA/TolQ/ExbB proton channel family protein gives MNLLGTLENGLFALSQVLRLPVIVLLWVCVLSAFFLAGGCVAEYLTRRRERRGFDLDRWLDQGPVLSADTARLEQLPATLLSLVGAVTGRLGDPGFRHGGLERVLLEHEATVERRLNGSRLLVRVGPSLGLLGTLIPMGAALASLTAGDLEAMASQMVVAFTTTVIGLATGTAAFAVLVARRGWVAETTLELRFLAERMNAELGAVEE, from the coding sequence GTGAATCTCCTCGGAACGCTAGAGAACGGCCTGTTCGCACTGAGTCAGGTGCTCAGGTTGCCGGTCATCGTTCTTCTCTGGGTCTGCGTCCTCTCCGCGTTCTTCCTGGCCGGCGGCTGCGTGGCCGAGTACCTCACCAGGCGGCGCGAGCGCCGCGGCTTCGACCTCGACCGCTGGCTCGACCAGGGTCCGGTGCTCTCCGCCGACACGGCGCGGCTGGAGCAGCTCCCGGCGACTCTCCTCAGCCTGGTAGGCGCGGTGACCGGGCGGCTCGGCGATCCGGGTTTCCGCCACGGCGGCCTGGAGCGGGTCTTGCTCGAGCACGAGGCGACCGTCGAGCGGCGCCTGAACGGCTCGCGGCTGCTGGTGCGGGTGGGCCCGAGCCTGGGACTGCTCGGTACCCTGATCCCGATGGGCGCGGCCCTCGCATCGCTGACCGCCGGCGACCTGGAGGCGATGGCCAGCCAGATGGTGGTCGCCTTCACGACTACGGTCATCGGCCTCGCCACCGGCACGGCCGCCTTCGCCGTGCTCGTGGCGCGTCGCGGCTGGGTCGCCGAGACGACGCTGGAACTGCGGTTTCTGGCGGAACGGATGAACGCCGAACTCGGCGCAGTGGAAGAATGA
- a CDS encoding squalene/phytoene synthase family protein: MADLEDLLVKTSRTFALSIPQLEGATRDQVTLGYLLLRIADTLEDAAVWSREQRVGALFRFADLLDDTAGATTGELVTSWLAEPPSPHEGYLELLEATDEVLSAYRALDPPARSVVGHHVRRTCVGMAHIVRRADRGGELRLKGIPELRDYCYVVAGIVGEMLTELFLLGAPLEEVAEALRRRAAAFGEALQLVNILKDAAADEDEGRSFIRDGCDRKLAFGLARADLEVAGEYVAHLQQAGAPRGYLGFTALPVRLAWATLDRVEERGPGSKLTRPEVAELVAALHADLDAGQPAARAASR, from the coding sequence ATGGCCGACCTCGAAGATCTTCTGGTCAAGACGAGCAGAACATTCGCGCTTTCCATTCCCCAGCTCGAGGGCGCGACGCGGGATCAGGTGACCCTGGGCTACCTGCTGCTGCGGATTGCCGACACGCTCGAGGACGCGGCAGTCTGGAGCCGGGAGCAGCGGGTCGGGGCGCTGTTCCGGTTCGCCGACCTGCTGGACGACACGGCAGGCGCCACGACGGGAGAACTGGTTACGTCCTGGCTCGCCGAGCCACCCTCGCCTCACGAGGGCTACCTGGAGCTACTCGAGGCGACGGATGAGGTGCTTTCGGCGTATCGCGCTCTTGATCCGCCTGCCCGCTCGGTGGTCGGTCATCACGTTCGCCGGACCTGCGTGGGTATGGCGCACATCGTGCGGCGCGCCGACCGGGGCGGCGAGCTCCGCCTCAAGGGCATCCCCGAGCTTCGGGACTACTGCTACGTCGTTGCCGGCATCGTCGGCGAGATGCTGACCGAGCTGTTCCTGCTTGGCGCACCGCTGGAAGAAGTGGCCGAAGCGCTTCGGCGTCGCGCGGCGGCGTTCGGCGAGGCGCTGCAACTCGTGAACATCCTCAAGGATGCGGCGGCTGACGAGGATGAGGGCAGGTCGTTCATTCGAGACGGCTGCGACCGGAAGCTGGCCTTTGGCCTGGCCCGCGCGGACCTCGAAGTGGCCGGCGAGTACGTGGCTCACCTGCAGCAGGCCGGCGCGCCCCGCGGCTACCTGGGGTTCACCGCGCTTCCCGTTCGCCTTGCCTGGGCTACGCTGGACCGAGTCGAGGAGCGGGGCCCGGGATCCAAGCTGACCCGTCCCGAAGTGGCCGAACTCGTCGCGGCCCTGCACGCCGACCTGGACGCCGGCCAGCCGGCGGCCCGCGCCGCTTCGCGCTGA
- a CDS encoding cobaltochelatase subunit CobN, with the protein MCLTRRSIRRRAAGILIGAAFLAVPLAAQQRLSDVRLSYLCADTNLPAIAAAWKDLLAEHPDLRGRVELTLLTESLFDEVDPQSFVDADALVLSVHDQHTIERFDATHGIDLIGQAVRRGTVFGVGEGLLGRDHYEPLGVTWDQRARAYWEYSGFANQLGLLEYVLSVAGVDGLAPGEPQPNLEAGYYYPGEPRGRVFETWQEFDDWRARAGGKRPDAPRIAVGFYGADFDSGNTGLVDAVVAEIERQGAEAVPVFGYPAGLTFEALLLDDSGEPRVDVAMAFLFRFAGPDAGSSLAKLDVPVLSLISLYGRGEQEWRESEMGLSLFEGTFQVVSPELAGLVAPTVVGSQERIADPDTGLTIVARRPIPSRVAMAVRRALRYAALAATPNAGKRLALLYYNYPPGKADIGASYLNVAESLANVLERLRDEGYDLGGGEIDLSADALLAKMLDGARNVGSYAPGELDRMLDGGDVVRIGMDAYRGWLDAIAPELRAKMVADWGPPEVAEVMAAGPRIRGVERELVVPVIRFGNVALLPQPARGWGEDLTQLYHADDLAPHHQYAAAYLWLREPEDGGGFGADAVVHVGTHGTLEWLDGKAMGLSAADAPDALLGDLPDLYIYNVDVVGEGLVARRRGMATVVDHMVPPFVQSRLLPELAALGEVVDDYHQNVHKNETLAEAYADQIRERSEALGILKDLQLELGDSGVIEHEALHEIEDYMTDLRSEHIPYGLHAFGRLPEPEMRRSTVEAVVAVDRSLLPDAASVLAADMEQRIVESAPRELDNLVRGLGGAYVPPGGGGEPIRKPDAYPTGKNLYGIDPDKVPKPAAWDLGVKLADEMLASHVEEHGRYPEKVSFVIWGAETLRHEGVIESQVFHLLGTRPVWNVRGDVVDVEVIPSRRLGRPRVDIVISSAAEGMFSNVTRLIDQAVQRVKALDEAENYVRRHYLATRAALVERGYSEEEADRRAGVRIFDEPPGRFNLNTSRIAAASGSWDSDVALADEYISKMGHGYGNGFWGEPMEDVFRLTLSGVEKVVHSSSTMLYGALDNDDFFMYAGGLAAAVRSIDGESPELVVTNTRDPGSPEMTGIDRFLGAEFRSRYVNPTWIEGMQKEGYAGAGEMRAFVEYLWGWDAVVTETVDDRMWQESFEVYVEDRHELGMREFFEENSPFAYQDIAGRMVETIRKGYWEAGEETLRRLLTEYAGSVAEHGAACSGHTCANPRLLRYVIEQGAVLNVPAPLLQAFRAAMESVIAMDIERAAVEADAFAEANEQRMEAEREQLESAPPLPVEGYRMEVTESESSEAPRTGARTERWWGGVAAGLPVLALLLLWWLRRR; encoded by the coding sequence ATGTGCCTGACTAGGCGATCGATTCGGCGCCGTGCCGCGGGCATTCTGATTGGCGCGGCCTTTCTGGCTGTGCCGCTGGCGGCGCAGCAGCGACTGTCGGACGTTCGCCTCTCGTACCTCTGCGCCGACACCAACCTGCCCGCGATCGCGGCGGCGTGGAAGGACCTTCTTGCCGAGCACCCTGATCTGCGCGGCCGGGTGGAACTCACCCTGCTCACCGAATCGCTGTTCGACGAGGTCGATCCCCAGTCCTTCGTCGACGCGGACGCGCTCGTGCTGAGCGTGCACGACCAGCACACGATCGAGCGGTTCGACGCGACCCACGGCATCGACCTGATCGGCCAGGCGGTGCGGCGCGGAACCGTGTTCGGGGTCGGCGAGGGACTCCTGGGGCGCGACCACTACGAGCCGCTCGGCGTGACCTGGGACCAGCGGGCCCGCGCGTACTGGGAGTACTCCGGTTTCGCCAACCAGCTCGGACTGCTCGAGTACGTCCTCTCGGTGGCCGGCGTCGACGGTCTGGCGCCCGGCGAACCGCAGCCGAACCTGGAGGCGGGGTACTACTACCCGGGCGAGCCCCGCGGCCGGGTCTTCGAGACCTGGCAGGAGTTCGACGACTGGAGAGCCCGCGCCGGCGGCAAGCGGCCGGACGCGCCGCGCATCGCGGTGGGCTTCTACGGCGCCGACTTCGACTCGGGGAACACCGGCCTGGTCGACGCCGTGGTTGCCGAGATCGAGCGACAGGGCGCCGAGGCGGTGCCCGTGTTCGGCTATCCGGCCGGTCTCACGTTCGAGGCACTCCTGCTCGACGACAGCGGCGAACCAAGGGTCGACGTCGCCATGGCCTTCCTGTTCCGGTTCGCGGGCCCCGACGCCGGATCGTCGCTGGCGAAGCTCGACGTTCCGGTACTCAGCCTGATCTCCCTCTACGGTCGCGGCGAGCAGGAGTGGCGCGAGTCGGAGATGGGGCTGTCTCTGTTCGAGGGAACGTTCCAGGTCGTGTCGCCGGAACTCGCGGGCCTCGTGGCGCCCACCGTGGTCGGCAGCCAGGAGCGGATCGCCGATCCGGACACCGGGCTCACGATCGTCGCCCGCCGGCCGATCCCGTCCCGGGTGGCGATGGCCGTGCGCCGTGCGCTGCGCTACGCGGCCCTGGCCGCGACGCCGAACGCCGGGAAGAGGCTGGCGTTGCTGTACTACAACTATCCGCCCGGCAAGGCCGACATCGGCGCCAGCTACCTTAACGTCGCCGAGTCGCTGGCGAACGTCCTGGAGCGGCTGCGCGACGAGGGCTACGACCTTGGCGGCGGCGAGATCGACCTCTCCGCCGATGCGCTGCTGGCGAAGATGCTCGACGGCGCCCGGAACGTGGGGAGCTACGCGCCGGGAGAGCTCGACCGGATGCTCGACGGCGGCGATGTCGTCCGTATCGGCATGGACGCGTACCGCGGCTGGCTGGACGCAATCGCTCCGGAACTCCGGGCGAAGATGGTGGCGGACTGGGGGCCGCCGGAGGTGGCGGAAGTCATGGCTGCCGGACCGCGTATCCGCGGCGTCGAGCGGGAACTCGTGGTGCCCGTCATTCGCTTCGGCAACGTCGCCTTGCTGCCGCAGCCTGCGCGGGGTTGGGGCGAGGACCTGACCCAGCTCTACCACGCCGACGATCTGGCGCCGCACCACCAGTACGCGGCCGCCTACTTGTGGCTGCGCGAACCGGAGGACGGCGGCGGCTTCGGCGCCGACGCTGTCGTTCACGTCGGCACGCACGGCACGCTGGAGTGGCTCGACGGCAAGGCGATGGGCCTGAGCGCCGCCGACGCCCCGGACGCCCTGCTGGGGGACCTGCCCGATCTCTACATCTACAACGTCGACGTCGTGGGCGAGGGCCTGGTCGCGCGCCGGCGCGGCATGGCGACCGTGGTCGATCACATGGTGCCGCCCTTCGTCCAGAGCCGGCTGCTGCCGGAGTTGGCCGCCCTGGGCGAAGTGGTGGACGACTACCACCAGAACGTCCACAAGAACGAGACCCTGGCCGAAGCGTACGCGGACCAGATCCGCGAGCGTTCCGAGGCGCTCGGCATCCTCAAGGACCTGCAGCTCGAGTTGGGCGACTCAGGCGTGATCGAGCACGAGGCGCTCCACGAGATCGAGGACTACATGACCGATCTGCGGTCCGAGCACATTCCCTACGGGCTCCACGCCTTCGGGCGGCTGCCTGAGCCGGAAATGCGACGGAGCACCGTGGAGGCCGTGGTCGCGGTCGATCGCAGCCTGCTGCCGGACGCCGCGTCCGTGCTCGCCGCGGACATGGAGCAACGGATCGTCGAGTCCGCGCCGCGCGAGCTGGACAACCTGGTGCGGGGCCTCGGCGGCGCTTACGTGCCGCCTGGCGGCGGCGGCGAGCCGATCCGCAAGCCGGACGCGTACCCCACCGGCAAGAACCTCTACGGCATCGATCCGGACAAGGTGCCCAAGCCGGCGGCCTGGGACCTCGGCGTCAAGCTGGCGGACGAGATGTTGGCGAGTCACGTCGAAGAGCACGGGCGCTATCCCGAGAAGGTCTCGTTCGTGATCTGGGGCGCCGAGACCCTCCGGCACGAGGGGGTCATCGAATCCCAGGTCTTTCACCTGCTCGGGACGCGGCCGGTCTGGAATGTCCGCGGCGACGTCGTCGACGTCGAGGTGATTCCGTCGCGCCGGCTCGGCCGGCCGCGAGTCGACATCGTCATATCGTCCGCGGCCGAAGGCATGTTCAGCAACGTGACCCGCCTGATCGACCAGGCGGTGCAGCGGGTCAAGGCGCTCGACGAGGCGGAGAACTACGTACGGCGTCACTACCTGGCGACCAGGGCCGCCCTGGTCGAGCGCGGCTACAGCGAGGAGGAAGCGGATCGCCGGGCCGGCGTCCGCATCTTCGACGAGCCGCCCGGGAGGTTCAACCTGAACACGTCGCGGATCGCGGCGGCGAGCGGAAGCTGGGACTCGGATGTCGCGCTGGCCGACGAGTACATCTCGAAGATGGGGCACGGCTACGGCAACGGCTTCTGGGGCGAGCCGATGGAGGACGTGTTCCGGCTCACGCTGTCGGGAGTCGAGAAGGTGGTCCACAGCAGTTCGACCATGCTCTACGGCGCCCTCGACAACGACGACTTCTTCATGTACGCGGGCGGCCTGGCGGCGGCGGTGCGGAGCATCGACGGAGAGAGCCCGGAGCTCGTCGTCACGAATACCCGCGACCCGGGCAGCCCCGAGATGACGGGGATCGACCGGTTTCTCGGCGCGGAGTTCCGATCCCGCTATGTCAACCCGACCTGGATCGAGGGCATGCAGAAGGAGGGCTACGCCGGGGCTGGCGAGATGCGGGCCTTCGTTGAGTACCTCTGGGGCTGGGACGCGGTGGTTACCGAGACCGTCGACGACCGGATGTGGCAGGAGTCCTTCGAGGTCTACGTCGAGGACAGGCATGAACTCGGAATGAGGGAGTTCTTCGAGGAGAACTCGCCGTTCGCCTACCAGGACATCGCCGGCCGCATGGTCGAGACGATTCGCAAGGGCTACTGGGAAGCCGGCGAGGAGACCCTGCGCCGGCTCCTGACCGAGTACGCCGGCAGCGTCGCCGAACACGGCGCGGCCTGCTCGGGTCATACCTGCGCCAATCCGCGGCTGCTGCGCTACGTGATCGAGCAGGGCGCGGTCCTGAACGTCCCGGCACCCCTGCTGCAGGCCTTCCGCGCCGCGATGGAGTCGGTGATCGCCATGGACATCGAGCGCGCGGCGGTCGAGGCCGATGCCTTCGCGGAAGCCAACGAACAGCGGATGGAGGCCGAGCGGGAGCAACTCGAGTCAGCGCCGCCGCTTCCGGTCGAGGGCTACCGGATGGAGGTGACGGAGAGCGAGTCTTCGGAGGCGCCGCGGACCGGGGCCCGGACCGAGCGGTGGTGGGGCGGTGTCGCCGCCGGCCTGCCGGTGCTGGCGCTGCTGCTCCTGTGGTGGCTGCGGCGGCGGTAG